DNA from Daucus carota subsp. sativus chromosome 1, DH1 v3.0, whole genome shotgun sequence:
ttatttctgaacacacataacaatatatattaaattacaaataatttttaaaatatgtattcattttaaaattttaaaataagttacatcatttatgtaaaaataaataaattttcagattctaattctaaatacttattttaaaaattattttaaattgttttacatCGTTATGTGTGTTtagaattaatttcaaaatataatacataaattttgaggggtcacatgGGGTAAATTAGCTGTTAggaactaatatacacactgttatctctcaaacagttaaagttaacggctgtttttaacggagggttacaaaccgaaagaaaaatgaaatgtagggttacaaactgtcacgtttcaaagtgtggggtctgatttgctaatcagccaaagtgtggggttacaaagtgcaataagctcataaatatataatctaatTGCTTAATGTAATTTTGCAGTTTATTCTAGGACTGagtattcggttcggttaaccgaataccgaaccgaaattaccgaaatatttcagttcggttaaccgaaccgaaatatttcggtacCTAATTCGGTTATGGTTTTCTGGCTATTTCGgtatttcggttttttcgggttttttaccgaattaaccgaaaaaaccgaataaccgaaatatttaaaataaaataaatatatatattatattatacacaTAAACAgcttatatgatataaatataaatatcttatatgatatatatgcaTCTTCTTCACGCTCATTCTTCTGGGTTTCGACGAAATCACGCCCATTCTCTTCGGACATCACAATAACTACCATCAAGTAATGCATATTCATAAAATTTGAGCTCTCACCCGCAGTGAACAGTGAACACCGATTCACTTTTTGCAGACCAACCCCACACAGCTTGCTCCAGGATGTCCCTTAGCTTTAACGCCTAACCAAACCTCCAGACTCCAGATCGACTGCATCACTTGCAAATACTGAAGAAATTACAGCAGAAAGTATATCAAGAAAAGATGTGTAATTAGATGTGGTCACTGGAGCTACTGGAGAATTATTTTGGCTCAAAAACAAGCACAGTGTGCaaggatttaataattttataaaatttcggttaattttttcggtattcggttttaaccgaaataaATATTGCGGTTCGGTAAAATAACCGAATTAAATTCGGTTCACTATTCGGTTATGGTTTTTAAGCTTATTCGgtatttcggttatttcggtattcggtaattcggttcggtttttaccgaATAATCAGCCCTAGTTTATTCATCTTGGTTATCGTTTGGCTTATTTGtggatttaaataatttaagttataaatgacaaaaaaaattgtggtGTTCTCCGCTAAAATTACTAAATAATCTTTTTCTCTCTTCTTCCCATATTAATGGTCTTGtctgtcaaaataaaatttctcaTAATATTTGTCCTCTTCAAGGTTCAATAcacttttatattatatttaaagactATAATTAACTCACAtaactttcaaaattttctaagcaaataattatgtaattttaatagaataaataaaaatttggttatattcgtgtataattaatataattctaataataataataatttattcaaataataataataataatatttttaactacctgaTAAAGGACTTAAAACTGttgtcaaaagtcaaagcgtcgaATAATAAAAATCGGGGAACAGTAAATTCATAATGTGgacaaagttgaaaacaatgaTTAGAAATCAAATAAGTATATCGCGAATAATTTCTTCTATCATGATTGAGTCTAAATAATATTCACAACCAATAATAGAatgtcaaatttatatatcgCTTGGTCATCAGTTTTCAAGTTGTAATCTTGACACTCCTACTATAAATGAATATCTTATCTATATATTTAACAAACTCATGCTAATTCTTTGTAagagatatattaatataaaaaccgAAATATAGATGtagcaaaatattttataatatccaAGGGATTCCATTGAAAAGgataatattaatcaatttaaaatcaaatctaGAAGGGTGCAATGTAGCCTTTCATGTATATAGATTATAGAGTAGTAACAAGTTGTTGCATGAGTCTCCCCCTTCAACATATAGCTATATAAACAAATGACATTCTCCGGGCTCCTTATTTGCATTATCTTCTTAATGCTTGTTTCAGTTTTTTGTATACAATCGGATGCTGCATTTAGTCGATTTTCAGCTCTCAACCAAGTGGGAAGCCCTGCTGATCATCCTTTGATAAGTAAGTTAGCACTGCAAACAGAAATCGTATCATTAAGATTCTTGAAATTCATACTTTCAAAcatttaaaaaacttaaattttGTTATGTTTATGGTGCAGGATGTCCCGGTTGTACCTTTCCAGAAAAATGTTGTTATGTGATATTTTGCTGTAACGAAATTGGGCATAACAAAAAAGGCGTCACACCTTTGGACCATGTTGATACAGAAGACTAAAACAAAACAATACAATTGTGCATCTAACAGAAGCACAtaacattttgtaatatttGCAAACAAATGtgataattttcaatttattttctccataatttttattttagtaattctttaatcatattaatcaatatatataattgaaagtTCATATCCTAGACTTTGAGTTGGCCGAAACATAGTTATATCTATTAGAAATTCTTAGCACATTTTTCGAGTGATGTTGTGACAATCCCATTAATATATCCAACATAACAAAAAGAACTTCCCAAGCCATTTAATTTGCTAAATTAGTACTATTTTTTGTATAAACCATTGTCTTCCTAATCTAtaaatatcttctttttttaaaaataaacacaTAGGAACAAGTTACATGTGAGAGCAACAATCCTTCTCTGAGGAGATAAATGTCTACATGAGCAAAAAGGAATAGTGAGCTATGAATACCTACTCCTGAGAAACATCTTCTAGCATGAATCTGTCTTTAAAAACCCATTCCTGCTTCCGAGTCACCAGAAATTGTTGCAGGAGCATGCTCCGTCGTGAAAATGGTGAAACCTCATATTATCCCTGATAATAATCTTCCTGCCAGTGACCAAGGATGCACCACACATAAATAAGTGACAATCCTCACATATCCGCAGATTTTTTACAATTGTTATAGTAGAACAAGAAGCAACAGTAAGCAACCCATATGAGAAAGCTAGCTTCTCACTGTGAGCCATCAGAATGCGCATTTTCTCTTTATCATCCACATCATAGGGAACAGAACTCAATACTGGCTGGTATCCATGGAACTTTAACTTGTGTAAAAGATTTTCCAGCTCTCGCTTTATCTGAGAAGACCTTGGATGGGTCAAATCACCAGCCAAGAACTCGTGAATTACACCATCCTTTCCTTCGACAAAGCTGCAAGCAGGATTCTTTTTCAAGCCTTTCATTCTCACTGCCTTTCTTACTCTTGCAACATCTTCCCACCTTCCAGCTGAAGCATAAATGTTAGACAGAAGAATATAGTTTCCGATGGAATTAGGTTCGAGCTCAAATAGAGAATTGGCAGCGATCTGAGCAATATCAGGATCTCCATGAATGCGACAAGCTCCAAGCAAGGCACCCCACACACCACCATGGGGCTTCACTGGCATAGTTTTAATAAGCTGAAGGGCTCCTTCCAAGCGTCCTGACCTTCCACGAAGATCTACCATACAGGCATAATGATCTGCATCTGGAACAACACCATAACAGCTTTGCATCATTTTGAAATATTGCTCACCCTGTTCTGTTAGGCCAGCATGACTACACGCAGTAAGAACTCCTACAAAAGTAACCCTATTAGGTTTTATCTTTGTCTTTACCATCTCTTCAAACAAATTAATAGCCTCAGTGGCATGTCCGTGCATAGCAAACCCCACAATCATTGAACTAAAAGAATAGACATTCCGTTCCCTCATTCTCTTGAAAATACTATATGCCTCCTCCACATTTCCACACTTTGAGTACATGTCCACAAATGCAGAGCCAACAACAACATTGCTAGTAGGTCTGTACCCAGATTCCTCAGCAATATTCCTAACCCAACCCGCATACTTAGCAGCACCCAATTGAGCACAGGCAGAAATAACCCCAACTAACGTAACCTCATCCGTCTCAACGTTACCATCTTGCATCCTCTTAAACAGATTCAACGCCTCCCTTGGCCGAGCATTTTGTGCATACCCCGTAACCATCGCAGTCCAAGCCACCATATCCTTAACAGGCAACTCATCAAACAACTCCTTAGCAGAATCCATATCCCCCGTCCTGGCGTACGCAACAATCAACGACGTCCAAGAAATAACATCCCTAACCACCATTTCATCAAAAACCCGCCGCCCACATCCTAAAAACCCACATTTCACATACATATCAATCATCGTATTCCACACAACCAAATCGCAATCAAACCCACCAACACCAACAATCTGTCCATGTATCTGCATTCCCAGACCAACATTAACATCCTCCCCCAAGCTACACGCCTTAAGCAAAGCCGAAAACGTAAACGAAACAGGAGCCATCCCCTCCATCCTCATCAAACCATACAACCCAACAGCCTCCCTAATCAATCCTTGCACACAATAACCCCTAATAAGAGCAGTCCAAATAAAACTATTTCTCTGCGGCACTTGATCAAACACATGGTGTGCGTACTTATCTACAGGAACACCCACGTTAGAAAGCATCCTAAGTAACTTGGTGACAACATAACATGACTGGTTAAGGCCTTTCCGGATAATGTGGGCATGAAGTTGTTTTATTTGAGCAAAATTGCGGCAATTGTCAAGTTTTGAGACAAGGTCTGTTTCTAGAAGCTTCCGCTGGGAAAATGGAAGCCAGGGCTCAGATAGTTTGGTTAACGTATTTAGCTTCCTTGATACAAAAACCATCACAACCACCAGTATAGCAAGGATGTTCACTCCATTTCATATTTGCTAATGGCCCGGGGGCtgtttaaaatttcatatttgtatGACAATAGACTTTTaagttttacaaaataatttaagtCCTATATTCattgtttaaatattataatatttatttaggaaTTTAGTACATATACTTTATAAAATCGTGTTAtaactataatatatattatatattttcatagtTGATAACaaacattaataataaataagtaaagATCATTATCATCAGAgaaatagaatttaaaatttacctcttttaattgttatatacGGTGTgtgataattatgataaaacttaaatatatatatatatatttagtataaattaTCGACGATAACCTATCTTATCTCCAACTCGAGAATCAAATGATAACATTTTCAAAAGTTTATCTATGATACGTACTACACATGGGcttttatcatataatttttaaaattgtatatttaatttaaaacacattatcatatattaatattataaaaatatttacagctagataataaaaagatttattatttatactaccgttttgatataaaaaaattatcataagaGCTAAATTTTTAAGAGAAATATATTAGtcagttaatataatttaatcaaattttcatttattattactAAAAAgttaataacataatattaaattttaaatgataaattttgaacTATATTAGCTTACTTTAGTAAGACTAGTGCATATAAAAACCAATATAGATAtaggaaaataatttataatatctaaGGGATCCTTTGACAAGGATATATTCATCCGTCTTCCCCctcaacataaataattatcttTACAAATGACATTCTCTATAGGCCCCTTATTTGCATTATCTTCTTAATGCTTGTTTCAGTTTTTTGTATACAATCAAATGCTGCAGTTAGCCCGGTTTCTGCTCTCAACCAAGCAGGAAGTCCTACTCCTTATCCGAGTAAGTTAGCTGCAAAGAGAAGTCATATAATATAAGAttcttgaaaaataaattaactcaTACATTCAAAcatttaaaaaacttaaattttGTTATGTTTATGATGCAGAATGTCCCGCTTGTATTGGTGCAGGATGCGGCCCCTGTTTGCCTCCAAGAAGATGCTGTTATGAGATATTTTGCTGTGAAGAAACTGAGTATAACATGTTGATGCAGAAAACTAAAACAAATCAATGAAATTGTGCATCTAATATGAGCACATAGGACAAATTGTGATATCGACAAATTAATATGAtgatgtttaatttattttctctgaAATTTTCGTTTTAGTAAATTCTTAGTACGTGCATATTTTTTCAGTGATGAACTGAGCCTCTAAGTGAAAATAATAATAGCATATGTTATGTAGGGTCATGTTTTAGAGAGAGGACCATTAGTAAGGGAACCTTAGAACCATTActttatttctagtattagttaggacTCTCCAACAAAActgcaaattaaaaattatcttatttatgtattatattttaaaattacttttgaacacacaaaacgatgaaaaaaacatgtatttagatttacatcttgaaaatttatgaaaaatatagaattttgcgacaaaaccttagtggttctatgtttttattttaaacattcgttctctcttgagcgctaCCCTTGTTATGTATCTATGAATGATAaatctagttaataattaatattcttattgTCATTCACCTTTGACAATCCCAGTAttatgaattgtatacattagATTTTTCTTTTCCAGGGGCATTTTTAGTGATAACTTTTGCAAGTTTTCCATTTCAAGTATTATACCAATGCAAATACTCAAGAAAATTCCGTTAGTTAATAGGTCGGGCTcaacataaaaacaaataagCTTATTTTAGATAGGGTGGGCTCATTTTATATGTGAAcaaatctttcaaaaaatttGAAGATGTTATGGGCTCGGGGGCTTTAGTCAACTCGTAGATCTAGTTGATAATAAATGTTCTTGTTGTCATgcattcatctttgacaatcaATATTATGAATTGAGTATTATCGTATATTGCAACTTAAATATCATAGTAGTTAGCTGGTAACCTGGTCGATACTTAATATTTCTAttataattcatctttgacgaTCCCACTATAATGAATTGAGTATTACCTATATGCAACTTAAATATCATAGTATTTAGTTGGTAAAACTCGTTGATAATTAATGAATTGAGTACTACCTATATGCAACTTAAATATCATAGTATTTAGTTGGTAAAACTCGttgataattaatatggtttgtCTATGTGCCATGGGATGAGCACTAAGCACTAAAACCTGACTACATATAATATCAAGTGAGTTACTGATTACAAAACTGATTCAAATGAGTtactcatttaaaaatttgtatcaaaaatattactctatcgttagtcaaaatttttaaaagtattatatattaaatttcgcgTATTTTTTATCAATGATTTTACATTCAAATGAACGGTTCCGAGTTCTACTTGTTTTAGATAATAttgctaaaattttaaaattttatcaactattttttttaaattttttgattgttttatttgatttaaataaaaataaatagtagataaacttttaaaaatctaaaaatattatctaaaatactagaattcggAGTCATTCATTTGAATGTattaccattcataaaaaatgtgcgaaactcaatatataatactttaagAATTTCGACGAACGATAAactgatattttttataataatttttgaatgaatgacaaaaaataaacaaatgttgctcctctgtAGAGATTTCTCTACAGATAATACTCggatattatataaaatccaTAAAATTTCCATCAAATCCACAAGTCCTTTATAAGACAAGATTTCTTAAAATCCTTTGGATATTATTTAATATCCACACttccttaaatatataatttagtgaaccataaatttatataaggcCCATTTTCGTTATACAGAGGAAGAAGTGACGGGGCCGATTTTCTTTTAAACTTCCTTGCAAAGATGAAAATTTCAAGGATTTTTATTTATGGCATCTTTTTAATGTTTTTCTCAACTTTTGATATTCAAACCGAGGCCTCAGTTAGCAGAATTCCGTCTCTCAACGAAGTTGCAGGCGTTACTCATCCCAGTAAGATAATtaacattaatatatatgaaaaaataaaaggatgtgttattaatattcttgaaatctaattaattaacatatttataattattacttGCATTTCAAGAACTTAACATTGGATAAATCTATGGTGCAGGTTCATCGTGTCCTCCTTGTGTTCCTCCCACAGAATGTTGTTGgtatattttttgttgtttcCCGAAAACTGGACAAACAAAAAGAATTGTCAGCCCTTTAAACCATCCTAATGATAAAACAtagtttgatttaattttgagtgcatatatttaattggctaaaaatcgatataatattttttccaaatatttCCTTTACATATCTTGTTTCGGGTGTCCTTTAATCCATAAATTAAacttatttcataaattaaactTATTTACTCAAATGGACCTTGCTTTGGTTCATGTTTTGGATATGCTACAACAATATAAGGAAAGTGTAGTTGTTTCAGAAAATGGCCATCAATAATTCATTTTATGTAATTTCAAAAGagcaaaataatcaaaaaagggacttttttaaaatcatattttgtagTAAACTAAATTTGCACAATCCTTGAATGGTCTTTTACATCCTTCCAATGACAATGAGGAtcaactataaattttttttaatatagaaaGATAAGACATAAACTGAAGTACAGCCCAATACAACAACTTCCCTAATCTACAAATGCATCATAAGCCCAAAACATAATAATTGTTTGTATACTTACTAGTAGTACTATTAAGAGATTAGATGAATATTGTTAATATTCATAATCGTCAATGATGTTCTTAAATTTTAAGttgttgtataataaattttagctGATGttgatattaaaaaattattcctCACAACTTAAATAATAGATTTTATtgtccaaaataaaaattaaaaccaaaataACTTACCATGTATTAAACATCCGTCATAAGTAATCTAGAATTTACGACGATATTCAACAATCAGTCGTAAAAAAATCAGAAGTTTTGACGCTATTCAAAAGTAAGTCGTAAATAACTAATAGCTTATGACGGTATGACATATGTCGTAAGttttaatgtaattaaaaacAGCGTCGGGCTTAAATCCGGCACTTTTCTAATTGTTTTGTAATTAagaaaaacatttaaataaGTAACTTATGACGGAGTATGACATCTGTCGTAATTTTTCCGATGTCATTTATTTCCGCGAGAAAAATTCTCATTATTTAAATGCTTTTCGCTATAATTTAATGACTAAAATCTTATATTTATGATGGATTGGCTTTTCATCATAACAGCTTAAGGTAGATTCCTAATTTCCGTGGTAAGTTTAGGCGCGCcagattaataatatataattgaattttgttgtaatatcaatatatttaaaaatagtattatgttgtggtaagaatttaatattaatttttctgatgaaatatatattattaattttttaatataactatagttatattataaaaaaattaatattttaaaattaagaaattagcaagtcaacatcatCTTGACCGCTTAATTACCGCTTAATCCATTTAATGACCGCTAATCCTCTTAATAGTccgtttaattttcaaaaacgcttaatcACCGCTTATTACAAAATCGAAACGTTTTAGGACCGATTCGGCTTAAACAGCCGCTTAATGCGTTTTTTACAATATTACTTTTCTGCACATACTTGTAAAATTTTTAAATGCAcgcttaaaattattatttctaaattttttttttgtgaataaaaatattagtgtcatatttttattcacaattttttaaaaaaaataatattgtttaaAGGTGCAATCAAACtcttaaaaatatgtgaaagaAAGTCAAAAGACTAATATATGCTAACTGTAGGAATATAATCTTGTCATGAATGACTCTATAATATCCCCAACCAACCATTAAATGTCAGAAAATGTAAGCGTGTCTCGATACAATGTATATCGTATCTTCGTTCAACACATATGTTACTCCATATAACAGTCAAACTATAGATATCTCTAAATATTTAATGGAATCAACGTGATCCGttgaaaaagataatattaattaaatttcacaTTAAATTTATATCGATGGCATGTAGTCTGTCATGCATATATATAACCATATAGACTAGTGCTAACAATAAGTTGTAGCATTTGTCTTCACCTTCAACATATAGCTATCTACACAAATGACACTCTCTTGTAGGCTCATCTTCTTCTTAATGCTTTTTTCAATTATCTATATACAATCGGAGGCTGCAGTTAGCCGAGTTCCAGCTCTCAATCAAGTCGGAAGCCCGGCTGAACATCCTTTGAAAAGTAAGCTAGCAACAAATACAAATCATGCCATTgagatttttgaaaattaataagtTTATGTTTTAATATGATCATACTTGCACACAAtcaaagaaattaaattttgttatattatgGTGCAGGAACTTCATGTCCGACATGTGTTCCTACAGGAGAATGTTGTTGGTGGATATTTTGTTGTCAAGAAGCTGCGAATAAAGAAGTTGTCACCCCTTTGAACCATCTTGATATAAAAAACTAGATTAAATCAGTTCCATGTGCATCTAATATGAGCGGTTGAATTAATATTGTAATGTCTAGAAATAAATGACAACTttaaattcatatcaaaatattGAGTTGACCgagatataattatatctaCCTACATATGAATGCTTATGATAGATTCCAGTGCACATACTTTTCAGGCAATGAACATCTCCTTTAGGGGAGAGATTATTCAAGCTCTCGTGAATCACAACATcaaaaaagcaaaaaactaattttttttaattactcgagtaacgaaatttatttaataaaatcactTGCTCTATGAGATTATATTTTCTTGATACATAGTTGAACATGTCGTAAATTTCATGAAATATTAGTAAATATAGTCTTGTAGAAGTCCAAAACAACGACGTTTCAAAAATTAACGTTATATGTGCTTATTGTATAAGAATGATTTCTAATAAACCGGgaaaaaaagtgatatttataaaacatactttacaaaataataaattttgtaatcctttgattaaaaatatatgtggcCTCCAATAAAACAATAATCTCTATACAATTTTTCCCTCGAAAAtgaaatatcaattttttattacaaaattcattaaaggtAATGGTAACGAAAAGTTgatcttttttttgaaattctgtcCATCCTGATATTGTAACTTCCAATCTTGGTATAATATAAccgttttatgacaaaaaaacagtgatttgtgatgtacaaatTGATGATTTtcgtagttaaaaatagtgatttaAAATTGATCATTTTTAATTTGTACTTTgatttgatttgtatttgagTAAGACTCTATATATGTGTGCGcgctctcatatatatatatatatgagtttgacatattaaaattttaataatcttaATTGTTAAATATGATAACTATAGATAAAAGGAATAttgaaatcaaaaattattaCTGAGACGATGAATACAAATCAATTGAATTTATTATTAGACAATAGAATATGTGATGATATTCAATTCATCTCAAATGGTCTTCCTTTTTTTGAAGGTTAATTAAAGGGTTATGTCATTTTTGTGAGGACAACAAAATATCACCCAACAGCATTTTCCGCTAGTACAGTATTCACAAATACTTTCTACGCCACCATCTAtcattatcataaaaaaaataattagcaGGATTTAATAAACATAATAGCATATATATCATCTATTTGTTTCACATTAGCTTGCTTACCTTTTGAAGAACGAGGATGATCAAAGGGACTTGCTACTTTGAACAGCTTTGGAACCCGGCTACCAGCAGCCTTCGACTGGATATATAACGTTGTCAAGATCATTAAGAAGATGGTGCAAACTAGGAGTCTAGGAAAtgtcatttttataaaaatccttTATATATGCTAAAAATTTTCTCGGTAATATTAGTTGTTGGAGATGGAAGACGACTATATTCTACTTTATATATAGCTGATCTTGATTTTATTAAGATTCTCTCAAAGGATATATGTGAATTTTACAGATGATTCAAATagatatataagatatatatatgtttttatcttTACATGATCATATAAGTATGTGTTCACGATAAAAAAATGTTCATGATCAATAGATATTTCTTCTCgataagaaatattataaatgatcgTATAGGATTGTCAAAGgtcaataatattaaaaaaaattattttgttttatcttGACTGCGACCTCTGATTCCAATGAAGAGAAAAACCGTGATTAGTTTATATACTATATGAATAGTATGATATAAGACTAGTTatagtataaattaatattatcatgATATTTTACATTGATTTTTGAATGCTGAAGAATCGAATTCAGTCATTACCATGTTTCtttatgaaaatttgaaatcaaatttcaatttttaaatatttaaatatatgttaccATCAATTTTGAAGATATTATTGTATATTACTGCATTTTATAAATAGGATATCCTTAGATTTTGTCAATAAAAAAAGATATGGATGTAACTACAGTGTATTTATGAGgttaattattctaatataaggATTTcctttgaaatatatatatatatatataggcaagtgctcaaatgagaaccccagttaacgtgagatatgagatctaatctcaaccctccattttatataaaaaaatttaatctgaGCCCCTTATTTCTTATGGTATCTTCATTGCTGCTAGCTGCCCCATTTTGTTTTTTCATCGCTCTTCCATTCACCACCCACACCACCCACCACTGCCTTATCTCTCCCTCTTTCTCCGCACAACTGTTGTGGTGTCGCCGCCACCAGATCTGCAGCAGTCTCCCCAACATCTCCGCGGATGGGCGCCATCGTTTCGCCGACCCTGCCTTCATCCCCGACCTTCCACCGACGGTTTCTCTCCCTCCGCTTTCTCTCTTAGTAATTTCTTACGCTGGCGGCCGATCTTACGGTCGACGGGGGAGGGAGCACGGCGGCAGGAAATGAGAGAGATGCAGAGAGAGATTTGGGAGTGATTAAGTCCATGTTTGGGAGTGAAAGCGCTTCCAAGATGCGGAGTTTCATATCTCTGTGTGTTGGTATATCATCTTGTCTGATGATGAATTGTCTGCAGACATTGTGTGTGTAGTTGACGACGTTGATTTTTTCCGTTTCTAGTggtgatttttaatgttacggtggtgatttttgttttctgGTGCTGATTTTGCTTTGTAGTTGGTGTTTTTCATTTTTGGGggtttgtagatggtggtggAGGTCTGTAGATGGTGGTGATGTGGTGATTTTCATTTTATGACAGTGGATTTTATTTTTCCAggggtgatttttagtttttcgt
Protein-coding regions in this window:
- the LOC108211592 gene encoding pentatricopeptide repeat-containing protein At5g44230 produces the protein MVFVSRKLNTLTKLSEPWLPFSQRKLLETDLVSKLDNCRNFAQIKQLHAHIIRKGLNQSCYVVTKLLRMLSNVGVPVDKYAHHVFDQVPQRNSFIWTALIRGYCVQGLIREAVGLYGLMRMEGMAPVSFTFSALLKACSLGEDVNVGLGMQIHGQIVGVGGFDCDLVVWNTMIDMYVKCGFLGCGRRVFDEMVVRDVISWTSLIVAYARTGDMDSAKELFDELPVKDMVAWTAMVTGYAQNARPREALNLFKRMQDGNVETDEVTLVGVISACAQLGAAKYAGWVRNIAEESGYRPTSNVVVGSAFVDMYSKCGNVEEAYSIFKRMRERNVYSFSSMIVGFAMHGHATEAINLFEEMVKTKIKPNRVTFVGVLTACSHAGLTEQGEQYFKMMQSCYGVVPDADHYACMVDLRGRSGRLEGALQLIKTMPVKPHGGVWGALLGACRIHGDPDIAQIAANSLFELEPNSIGNYILLSNIYASAGRWEDVARVRKAVRMKGLKKNPACSFVEGKDGVIHEFLAGDLTHPRSSQIKRELENLLHKLKFHGYQPVLSSVPYDVDDKEKMRILMAHSEKLAFSYGLLTVASCSTITIVKNLRICEDCHLFMCGASLVTGRKIIIRDNMRFHHFHDGACSCNNFW